One genomic segment of Longimicrobiaceae bacterium includes these proteins:
- the rbfA gene encoding 30S ribosome-binding factor RbfA, with protein MPRYRRTDRINELLREEIALMLRSEVRDPRVGLATITAVETSPELDHARVYFTTLGGEEAREEVRQGLNSAAAFMRTQLGRRLHIRRVPELHFEYDRVLEEATRIEQLLREALPADEGDDTEATDSTEE; from the coding sequence GCCCCGTTATCGCAGAACGGATCGAATCAACGAGCTCCTGCGGGAGGAGATCGCGCTGATGCTCCGCTCCGAGGTTCGAGATCCCCGGGTGGGACTCGCCACGATCACGGCCGTGGAGACCTCACCGGAGCTCGATCATGCCCGCGTGTACTTCACCACCCTGGGTGGTGAGGAGGCGCGCGAGGAGGTGCGGCAGGGATTGAACAGTGCGGCGGCGTTCATGCGCACGCAGCTCGGCCGACGGCTCCACATTCGCCGCGTCCCGGAGCTTCACTTCGAGTACGATCGGGTGCTCGAGGAGGCCACGCGAATCGAGCAGCTCCTGCGCGAGGCGCTGCCGGCCGACGAAGGCGACGACACCGAGGCCACCGATTCGACCGAGGAATGA